Below is a genomic region from Rosa chinensis cultivar Old Blush chromosome 5, RchiOBHm-V2, whole genome shotgun sequence.
TGACTGCTACATGATAACATGATACGTTAGGCAAACTCAATTATTACTGCTATCTTGTAGTGGGAACTATTTAGTACCTCCATTAGTACTTCAGAAAAAAACTCATTAGGTCATTTAGTACCAAGGAGAATCTTTTTAGTTCCTAAGAACAAATTCATTATTACCCAAGGATAAATTCATAACAAAGGGAAAATGAGTTCCTAATCTACAAGACTACAACTCATTACTTAGAACCTGATATAAGAATTATCCATGTCATTGAGTAAATCATAAAATATCATGTTGGTTAGTTGGAACTTGGACACTGTCTTGTAGCGGTGCACTCAATAATGATGTGCATGGACCAACTCAGTCAATTGACTTGAATTTCTGGAAAATCATCTAAAATTTACTGCTCCTAAATAGACATTTTTGTAATGATTTGTTCACGGGAATGACATTTTTTGTATGTCTTTCCATGTAATGAAGGTGCCATTTGTGGGAATTTTGCTATATTGTTTTTTGCCTTGATGATGGTTTCTTTGAATTTGTAGGAAGCTGATAGGGGCTCGGTACTACCTCAAAGGGTTTGAGCAATACTACGGTCCTCTTAATGCCTCAGAGGATTCTCGATCGCCACGTGACATGGATGGCCATGGAACCCACACGACCTCCACTGTGGCAGGCCGAATCGTTCCCAATGCCTCAGCCATTGGCGGGTTCGCTCTTGGCTCTGCCTCCGGGGGTGCCCCATTGGCACGCGTTGCTGTGTACAAAGTGTGCTGGGCTATACCGGGCGCATCCAAGGCTGAAGGGAACACATGCTTTGAGGAGGACATGTTTGCAGCCATGGATGATGCCATAGCGGACGGTGTGGATGTGCTGAGCATATCAATTGGCACAACTCGACCTATGAATTTCACCGAGGACGGTATTGCTCTCGGAGCATTGCATGCCGCCAAGAAGAACATTGTGGTGGCATGTAGTGCTGGCAACTCAGGCCCTGCCCCATCTACATTATCAAACCCAGCTCCATGGATCATCACGGTTGGTGCCAGCAGCTTGGACCGAACTTTTGTGTCACCCGTTGTGCTTGGAAATGGCTTGAGCATTGAGGTACATTACTTTGAAGTACTATAATTTTGCGCTAGGCTAAAAATCttcaatattttttctttttttagctcCCTGTGGTGGTGGGAATAATTTCCACATTGGTGATTTTTACTTTCTTGTCAATGTTACAAACTGTATGATTATGTGACGATGGATGATAACTAAGATTTCATTTTAATGATCTTAACAATTATTCGGATTCACTGtgataaaaacaaatcaataggTGAAAGCATAATTGGGTGACAAAACAAAAAGGGTAGTTGTAAACTTGTTAgttaattttgtttgattgaatcaTTTTCAGGGAGAAACAGTTACCCCAAGCAAGCTGGAAGAGAATAAGATGTACCCTTTAGTATATGCAGGGGATGTTGTTAACCCTGGTGTAGCCCAAAATCTGACAGGGTAAGATATATTCAGTTTGGGATATAGTCTCGAAAGATCACCGGTACTTAATCACTGGTTTTATCCATAACTAATGACTTGTAAACTCAATGTCGCATGCAGACAATGCCTCGCAGGCTCTCTTTCACCTGACAAAGTTAAGGGAAAGATAGTGTTCTGCCGGAGAGGTGCTGGGATGAGAGTTTCAAAAGGCATGGAAGTGAAAAGGGCGGGTGGTGTTGGTTTTATCTTAGGAAACAGCAAAGCAAATGGCGTTGAAATCTCGTGTGACGCTCATGTTCTTCCTGCCACTGCAATGACATACAGTAATGCCAATAGAATCATGGAATACATCAACTCTACCAAAAATCCAAGGGCAACTATTATACCAGCAAGGACAGTGTTGAATACAAAGCCAGCTCCATACATGACTGCTTTCACTAGTAGAGGCCCAAGTACCATTGATCCTAACATTCTCAAGGTACATGCTTTCACTCATTTTATTCAACGAGTTTTACTTATATGAAGATCTAGGTATGTACTAAATGGCATTGAAACTTTGCCTCTTTTGTTTCATCTCTTTGCAGCCTGATATCACAGCTCCTGGACTAAATATATTGGCAGCATGGACTGAGGCTGATCCCCCTACCAAGTTGTCAATGGATCACCGAGTAGCTCAGTATAACATTGAGTCtggaacttcaatgtcttgcccTCACATTGCTGCAGCGGCAGCACTTCTTAAAGCCATCCACCCTACTTGGAGCAGTGCTGCCATCAAATCTGCTCTAATGACCACAGGTAAATAATATTCAAAGGGTTGCATTTTGTATTGTTACAAAACCAGTTTCAAGTAGTGTCAAATACAATGACGGACTCTGTATCCTGTATAAGCTTATTCCAATACATTACATTACCAATCTTCTATCTCGTACGAGATGTTTAGCATGTCGTGTTGTCAAATTTTCATACTAGTTCCGCAGATTCAAACAAGATTCCATCTAATCATGTGTCCATTTTTTGCAAGAGAATATATGTTTCACTTATCATACAtcctaatttttgttttccttgcaGCGGGGATAAGAAACAACCTAGATAAGCTATTGAACGATGAATCGGGCAATGCTGCAACTCCCTTTGCATATGGTGCTGGCCACTTCCGACCCACCAAGGCAGCAGACCCTGGCCTTGTGTACGATGCTTCATACAAAGACTATCTTCTCTACTTCTGCAGTACCGGAGTCAAGAATTTCGATCCAAATTTCAAGTGTCCAAGATCACCACCAACAGCAATCAACCTGAACTATCCTTCCATTGCAATCCCCAAACTGAATGGCACCATCAAGATTAAGAGGACAGTCACAAATGTTGGTGACCCCAAAAGCGTTTACTTCTTTACCTCCAAACCGCCTCTTGGAATCTCAGTTAAGGCCTCTCCGAGTATATTGTTCTTTGATCACGTTGGCCAGAGGAAAAGCTTCACCGTTACTGTCAAAGCAAGGACAGAGATGCTTAACGAGAATCAGTTGAAAGATGAGTATGCATTTGGGTGGTACACATGGACTGATGGACCTCATATTGTAAGGAGTCCAATTGCAGTCTCTCTTTAGCGTAGAATTAAAATGAGTACCCTCTTACAATACCTCGTTGGGATTTGGTTTAGTGAAATTTATAGGAGCATATGTAGAAATAGAGATATGGGACTCTTGGCCCTTAACTTGATCGAGGGGctttgtcaaaactcaaaaaaggTCTTGATCCTATTTTACCTATTTAGTatcaaaataataaaagaatttttttttaccgtTGCATCAGTTTGACCATCAAATTTTTTATATGATATTTCAGTATAAAACAATTACTGTTTGAAATGTTTCTCATATTTGATTTCGAGATTGTGATCGAGACTATCTATTCCTTATAAATAGAATGTCTGAAATGTTACAAAATGTTTGACAGACTAAATTTAGAGGATAATAATATAATGGTTGAGCCTATTGCTATTCTCACATTAAATTTAAAGTGCATAATATatacaatggtttttttttagATGAATGAAGTTGGCctttattgaaataaaaagaTTACAATGATAAGATGCAAAAACgcatcaaaaaagaaaacaaacacaagGACATATgcagaaagaaaacaaacaatatgAAAGAAAAGATGCAGGAATGGATGAAAATGGTTATTGCATCTTTTCTTAATATATACAATGGTTAAAGATGTTATACACACCCGAGTTAAGTATCTAATTTAATGTTGTCGCAAGTACTTCCAGTACCAAATAAGCTTTTCTATTAGTTTTCTCCAATATCTAAACTGTTGCATGTTTTCTTTCATTGATGGCTTAATAACTTGAGCATCTCTTCATAAGATAAAATGTTTGTCATGTGGTTACCTCATACATATGAACATGAACAATATGTAACCGACCAAGTATGAAAGACTAATTCCACAGGCTCCCTATAAAAAACTTCTCATGCTATTTAGATTAAAGAGATTACATATATCCTATTAATATAGCCTTATACACACAAACTAATCAAATAGCTACTGGTGTATTCTCTATACAATTTTGAATGAGAAAACAACTTGTTGAATCACATAGGTTTGGTAGACGAATTAAAGCTAAAAGAGATGATCCATAGAAATTAAAAGCATATCATATTATACTTGAAATATTAATGGTTATAAGAAACACATGTACTTCTGTGCTATAGTCTACCGTTTACTTGGAGGCAAGTTTTGTTTTCACCTGCAACTCTGCAAGGCTAATGGCCCGATACAACATTCCCAAGCCATGACACTCCAGAATAGGACTATGAATTGAGAACTTGAAATCATAGATCCATCATCCATCTGATCACACAGTAGAGATTACACTTCCTCTCCATAAGTTTCTAAGCCTTACGGTCAAAGACCAGgccaaaaaataacaaaaaaggtCAATTATCACTACTAATTAATCCACAAAATTAGGGTGTATTTGACAAAGGTGTAAACTTTAGAAACAttgttataaatatatttacagCATCCTTTTATCTAACAGTAGATTCCTACTCTTAGCATTTACGAGTGGATCTTATCCAGTGTCTGTACTTGTCTTCATCTATGGAATATAGAAAGGGAAATTTGTAATTTATCTTCAGAAATATAACTTGTTATCTCTGAACATATATGAGCAAGTTTTAACACATAGAACAGATACCATGATCAGATTGTGCTCCCATTTGAATTGGTTGGGATTTCATCTTCATCCCATGCATTAGTTCTCACTTTAACCCTTTCACCCTCGAAGTGAATGTACTTCCATTTACACCCATATCTTCTCAAAACAAGTTTGCTCTTGTCTTCTTGGCCTAGCTCCTGAAAAGCACGTGCCACTCTCCTGACAGTATCTTCATCTGGTCTTACACTCAACTCCTCCATATCTGCGAATACCTGATTTATCAGGAAGAGATTAAATCATAGCATCAAGACAATATTTCATATTCATATTTTAACATATGTCACCATCTGTTTCAACAGTGTAAATACAACCAAGAAAAGAAGAGCGAGTGCAAAAGTTCTTGCAGGATGGTATTACCTCTATTATCTTATTTATCATTTCGTGATGATCGTACAAAGAGATCATCCTAGAAAATAGCCGCTTTGAGATAGAGCGTGTATGTGTAAGCAGAATCATGTTCCACAGTGATTCAGCCTCATCTAGCCTATGATCCATATCAAATGCCAGTAGAAGGGTGTCATATGTTGCCATTGTTGTTCCTTGACCTTTGCTTAGCATCCACTTTGCCACCTGACCAGCACTAAGGATTAGCCACAAACAAGTTTCCTTGGGTCTTCACACAAGATAAACATTTAATCCATGTCCATAAGCCATTGACTTAAGCTTCTTCTAGTCAAACAAGCAAACCTATCAATACTTTTGTGTACCTGAAACtctattagaaaataaaaaagagatcCCAGCAACTAATCAGGAGGCTATTGAACTATAAGAATCCCTATATCTATATGTCAAGTCTCCTCTGTTGTTTCATGTCAAGTTGGACTTTGTTTTCGAATATTCATGCCTATAAGATTTAGGTCTCAAAATGAACTAGGCTAAGTTGTCAACCACATGCAATCGGAATCATATGCATTAGGTCTCCAATCAAACAGGCTAATTTTTATACCACATGCGATGATAACTTATAGATGTTTCAATGGTGAAATTTTCACTATCTTAAGTAATGTATTATAAACTACTTTAAACAATCTGCAAGTGTCATACTTGAATTACACGCATCCACTGTCTCCTCTTCCTTAGAATTCTCAAAGCCTTAGCTGCTGCAATCAGTGGGAACTCTGTCTCCCAAGCTGTCCATTTATCCAATGCTCCAAAAATAGCCTCTTTCTCATTGGGAAGATCGGAAACCTGCCATATCAACTTTAATGAGGCAAAGGATTGGAAACAGAATCATAaccttttctctttgttttggaaCTTTAGAAAACCATACTATTACATCCCATACAAAGAAGTAATATGTTTGAGAAGGTTATAAAGCTTGAACATGAAAACTCAAGATATGGAAAAAGACTAACAATTCTAACAAGGTTGAGTGCCTTTTGTCCAGACCCAGCTGAGTCTTTTTTCTTCCATAAGTGGTGCTCATTCCTTCCCACCTTCTTGATTGT
It encodes:
- the LOC112167161 gene encoding subtilisin-like protease SBT5.6, with the protein product MKPVFFIIISLLLLPLLASCSKQKVYIVYFGEHGGEKALHEIENSHHSYLLSVKETEEDARASLLYSYKHSINGFAAVLTEDEASKLSELEEVVSVWPSHPRKYTMHTTRSWEFVGISEEEEEGNYWTNNQMGGDFLSKARSGKNIIVGVLDSGVWPESKSFSDVGIGSIPKSWKGICQSGVGFNSSHCNRKLIGARYYLKGFEQYYGPLNASEDSRSPRDMDGHGTHTTSTVAGRIVPNASAIGGFALGSASGGAPLARVAVYKVCWAIPGASKAEGNTCFEEDMFAAMDDAIADGVDVLSISIGTTRPMNFTEDGIALGALHAAKKNIVVACSAGNSGPAPSTLSNPAPWIITVGASSLDRTFVSPVVLGNGLSIEGETVTPSKLEENKMYPLVYAGDVVNPGVAQNLTGQCLAGSLSPDKVKGKIVFCRRGAGMRVSKGMEVKRAGGVGFILGNSKANGVEISCDAHVLPATAMTYSNANRIMEYINSTKNPRATIIPARTVLNTKPAPYMTAFTSRGPSTIDPNILKPDITAPGLNILAAWTEADPPTKLSMDHRVAQYNIESGTSMSCPHIAAAAALLKAIHPTWSSAAIKSALMTTAGIRNNLDKLLNDESGNAATPFAYGAGHFRPTKAADPGLVYDASYKDYLLYFCSTGVKNFDPNFKCPRSPPTAINLNYPSIAIPKLNGTIKIKRTVTNVGDPKSVYFFTSKPPLGISVKASPSILFFDHVGQRKSFTVTVKARTEMLNENQLKDEYAFGWYTWTDGPHIVRSPIAVSL
- the LOC112165848 gene encoding pentatricopeptide repeat-containing protein At4g18975, chloroplastic isoform X2 gives rise to the protein MSSPGPFSLSYFLVPSHKTALAICNFWLPQLSTLKTQAGFFKTLSYHCDPAKGLKFSHTLQYNPRRHSWFLSSIMFASSGSSICCQSGINQSSSFLSARNSLHYIVGLNTFDVKCSQKQSRQTITASKAIEKKTIKKVGRNEHHLWKKKDSAGSGQKALNLVRIVSDLPNEKEAIFGALDKWTAWETEFPLIAAAKALRILRKRRQWMRVIQVAKWMLSKGQGTTMATYDTLLLAFDMDHRLDEAESLWNMILLTHTRSISKRLFSRMISLYDHHEMINKIIEVFADMEELSVRPDEDTVRRVARAFQELGQEDKSKLVLRRYGCKWKYIHFEGERVKVRTNAWDEDEIPTNSNGSTI
- the LOC112165848 gene encoding pentatricopeptide repeat-containing protein At4g18975, chloroplastic isoform X1, which gives rise to MSSPGPFSLSYFLVPSHKTALAICNFWLPQLSTLKTQAGFFKTLSYHCDPAKGLKFSHTLQYNPRRHSWFLSSIMFASSGSSICCQSGINQIKPTEAALSRGVGFFNCRTALLLKSSSFLSARNSLHYIVGLNTFDVKCSQKQSRQTITASKAIEKKTIKKVGRNEHHLWKKKDSAGSGQKALNLVRIVSDLPNEKEAIFGALDKWTAWETEFPLIAAAKALRILRKRRQWMRVIQVAKWMLSKGQGTTMATYDTLLLAFDMDHRLDEAESLWNMILLTHTRSISKRLFSRMISLYDHHEMINKIIEVFADMEELSVRPDEDTVRRVARAFQELGQEDKSKLVLRRYGCKWKYIHFEGERVKVRTNAWDEDEIPTNSNGSTI